In Primulina huaijiensis isolate GDHJ02 chromosome 4, ASM1229523v2, whole genome shotgun sequence, a genomic segment contains:
- the LOC140975837 gene encoding ATP synthase subunit a-like, producing the protein MLSVGQQPTKPLVFSLYSYRKDSLSVWRESSVLNQSMNNFRRIFRFDEQSLNSSSSYTAGTSFGTQADGSDSSIYNNHGIYEGLDPTTSENKADFLRGEIFENVKKIFKKDCPDENKLLSIAEDLHNDEDNTYYLNEILEHLKNKKGDHYDFAQQQLNKIVGGTPPTITSPLDQFEIISWIPIEIGDLYLSFTNSSLFMLLTLSLVLLLFHFVTKKGGGKLVPNAWQSLVELLYDFVLNLVNEQIGGLSGNVKQKYFPCISVTFTFSLFRNLQGMIPYSFTVTSHFLITFGLSFSLFIGITIVGFQRNGLHFLSFSLPAGVPLPLAPFLVLLELISYCFRALSLGIRLFANMMAGHSLVKILSGFTWTMLCMNDLFYFIGDLGPLFIVLALTGLELGVAISQAHVSTISIX; encoded by the coding sequence ATGCTTTCTGTTGGTCAACAACCAACCAAACCTCTCGTTTTTTCACTATACTCGTACAGGAAGGACTCTCTTTCTGTCTGGAGGGAATCATCGGTTCTCAATCAATCAATGAACAACTTTCGACGCATCTTTCGCtttgatgaacaaagtcttaACTCAAGTTCCAGTTATACAGCTGGAACGTCGTTCGGAACTCAGGCTGATGGTAGTGATTCTAGTATTTATAATAATCATGGTATTTATGAAGGTCTGGACCCTACTACTAGTGAAAATAAAGCGGACTTCCTAAGGGGTGAAATCTTTGAAaacgttaaaaaaatattcaaaaaagaCTGTCCTGATGAAAACAAATTACTCTCTATCGCCGAAGATTTGCATAATGATGAAGACAACACGTATTATCTAAATGAAATTCTAgaacatttaaaaaacaaaaagggTGATCACTATGACTTTGCCCAACAACAATTGAACAAGATTGTAGGGGGGACACCTCCGACGATCACCAGTCCACTTGATCAATTTGAAATTATCTCATGGATTCCTATTGAGATAGGGGACTTGTATTTATCATTCACAAATTCATCTTTGTTTATGCTACTCACTCTCAGTTTGGTCCTACTTTTGTTTCATTTTGTTACAAAAAAGGGAGGAGGAAAGTTAGTCCCAAATGCTTGGCAATCCTTGGTAGAGCTTCTTTATGATTTCGTGCTGAACCTGGTAAACGAACAAATAGGTGGTCTTTCCGGAAATGTGAAACAAAAGTATTTCCCTTGCATCTCGGTTACTTTTACTTTTTCGTTATTTCGTAATCTCCAGGGTATGATACCTTATAGCTTCACAGTTACAAGTCATTTTCTCATTACTTTTGGTCTCTCATTTTCTCTTTTTATTGGCATTACTATAGTGGGATTTCAAAGAAATGGGCTTCATTTTTTAAGCTTCTCATTACCCGCAGGAGTCCCACTGCCGTTAGCACCTTTTTTAGTACTCCTTGAGCTAATTTCTTATTGTTTTCGCGCATTAAGCTTAGGAATACGTTTATTTGCTAATATGATGGCCGGTCATAGTTTAGTAAAGATTTTAAGTGGGTTCACTTGGACTATGCTATGTATGAATGATCTTTTCTATTTCATAGGGGATCTTGGTCCTTTATTTATAGTTCTTGCATTAACCGGTCTTGAATTAGGTGTAGCTATATCACAAGCTCATGTTTCTACGATCTCAATCTNGTGA